The genome window TGGACAGGCGCGTGTGCGCGATTTTGCGGAACTCGGCGATGTTGTTGCGCACCTCGCGGATGACCTCGCGGATCTCGGGATCGTTGAGCGGCATGATGATGCCTTCCACGTTCTGCCCGCCTTCCAGCATGGCGTTGGCGTACCAGTCCGCCTGATCGAGAAACTCCCAGACCCCATCCATGTCCTTGGTCTGGTCCCCGCCCAGAATTTCTTCCACCCACATGTGGGCGGCGACAACCTTCAGTTTGACTTCCGTGTCGGCATTGATGAGCGGCGCGTACACCGTATTCATCTCCAGACCCTTCCAGAAACTGAAACCCATCATGGCGATCATGGCAAACCCCAGAAAAATATTGGTGATGGGAATCCACCAATGTGAGGTCTCCAGGTTGATGTTGTAATTGCCCAGTTTCATGGTTTGGGGTCCAGAGGCCGCTGGTCCCGCCGGCAGGCGGGGGAACGACCGAATCAGAAACAGCCGAATAGGTTCGAGTGCGTTCGCAGAGCCTCCCATGGAGGCGTTGCGAAGGATTTTCCGGAGCAGGGGAAGGCAACGCCTTCCTCCTGTCGCCGACTGAGATTGCGTCAACTCTATAATTTTTATGGCTTTATGGTAGCAGACAACACTTCGGTCGCGTTAAAAAAATCAAACGTCGCCTTAAAATATTGATTTTAGGTTGGTTTTGAAATGAGCGGTTCCCCTCTGGACGGGTTTCCTCCGTTGCCAAGGGGTTGGCAGGCGGTGAGATTCCAGCCACTCCTCCAAATACCTAAAAATAAGCGCATTCCGGGAGCCGTTCCATCCTGAATTCGGTTAATTATCGATCGAAGTATTTCGAGTCGCGCAGGCAGACCTTCGGCTGTTCATCCCGACAGGATTCGACCCGCAAACCCCCATGGGGGCGAAGCGGGGACCGCGCTTTACAGGGCGGGCTCTGCCTTCCCGGGCGCATCTGCAACGGATTCGGATCGGGGCTGGATTTTTTATGGATGCAGCAGGAAGGCGGGCGATCCGGATGGGGCGGCCTGGGTTCTGAGTTATTTTTAGACGCCTATTTTGGCTTTATTATTGCGCTGGCGGGAAAGCCTGTGACTCTGTTTTGAGCGGAACAAAAATAAAAATAATTTTGTTGCAACCCGTGCGCCTGAAACCGTTTAGCGTTGCCTGTCCGCCCGCGCCGGGTTGAAATGTTTGCCGCAACCTCCTATAATTAAACTTCATTTCACGCACGTTCCTGTCTCGCACACTCATCAACGACAGATTTGTGGGTCGATTCAACCACGTCACCATATCGCGCCTGTGTGTGAGCCATTCATTCATCTGGGAGAAAAATATGGGTAGCACGACCAAAGACAATACCACCAACGCGGTGGACAAGGCGGAGGAGTACTACGACAGTTCCAATGCCGACCAGTTTTATTTCCGCATCTGGGGCGGCGAGCACATTCATATTGGACTGTACAATTATGAGGAAGAACCGATCGGAATCGCCGGCAAGCGCATTGTGGACCACATGTCGGACATTCTGGATCTCACCATATTCAAAAAAGTTTTGGATCTGGGCGCAGGGTATGGCGGCGGTGCGCGCTATCTCGCCACGCACAACGGCTGTCATGTGACCTGCCTCAATCTCAGCGAAACGCAGAACAACCGCAACCGCGAATTCAACAAGGAACGCAAGCTCGATCACCTGGTCGATGTCGCTCACGGCAGCTTCGAAGACATTCCGTTCGAAGCCAACTCGTTCGACGTGGTGTGGTCGCAGGACTCGTTCCTGCACAGCGCCGATCGCGCCCGCGTGGTGGCCGAGGCCTACCGGGTGTTGAAGCCCGGCGGCATGTTCATTTTCACCGACATCATGAAGGCCGACGATTGCCCCGACGATTCTCTGGGGCCGATCCTTGCGCGCATTCATCTGTCCACGCTGGGCTCGTTCAAATTTTACTATGACGAGGCGAGCAAGGCCGGATTCCGTTTGAAACGGATGGAAGACCACTCCCATCAGCTGACCCGGCATTACAGCCGTGTGCGCGACGAGACTCAGCGGCAGTACGACGAGGTGGTGGAAATCTGCGGCAAGGAATACATCGACCGCATGCTGACCGGACTCGGCCACTGGGTGGACGCCGGCAACAGTGGACGCCTGGCCTGGGGCATCACCTGTTTCGAAAAACCTGCGGCTTCGTGAGCGTGTGGTTTCATCCGAATGCCTCTCTTCCCAATTCCATCGCCCCGGACACTCCGCAACGCAAAGCCGGTTTCCCCGCGCCGGTGTCCGTGGGCGGGCTGTGAGGTGCGGTCATGAAGCATGAAATCCCAACCCGGCCGCTGTGGTTTTTCACGCGCACCAACCCGCCCGTGTTCATCAGCGCCGCGGCGCTGATGTTTCTGTTCATTCTCTACGGCACCCTGTTCACCGAAGCCGCGCAGGACGTTTTCGCGGCGGTGCAGACGTTCATCACCGCGCGCTTCAGTTGGGTGTTCACCATCACCACCTGCCTGCTGTTGTTCTTCGCGTTTTTCCTGCTGTTCAGTCCGTATGGGAAAATCCGGTTGGGTAAGGATGAAGACCGGCCCGAGTTCAGCTTTGCCACGTGGTTCGCCATGCTGTTCAGCGCGGGCATGGG of Nitrospina watsonii contains these proteins:
- a CDS encoding SAM-dependent methyltransferase, translated to MGRFNHVTISRLCVSHSFIWEKNMGSTTKDNTTNAVDKAEEYYDSSNADQFYFRIWGGEHIHIGLYNYEEEPIGIAGKRIVDHMSDILDLTIFKKVLDLGAGYGGGARYLATHNGCHVTCLNLSETQNNRNREFNKERKLDHLVDVAHGSFEDIPFEANSFDVVWSQDSFLHSADRARVVAEAYRVLKPGGMFIFTDIMKADDCPDDSLGPILARIHLSTLGSFKFYYDEASKAGFRLKRMEDHSHQLTRHYSRVRDETQRQYDEVVEICGKEYIDRMLTGLGHWVDAGNSGRLAWGITCFEKPAAS